ATACTGATGAGATGGAGGACACATAGAATCTGTATCACGgcagatattataaaaatgtatagaatgGTGCGAGTAGCAGATGAAGATACAGATTATCAAAGGTTATTATGGAGACCAACGACGAGTGAGCAAgttaaacattataaactaGTGAGATTGACTTTTGGTACCGCAAGCGCACCGTATCTTGCTGTGAAAACATTACAGAGATTGGCAGATGATgagaaaacaaaatttccagctgcaagtaaaataacaaaaactgatttttatatGGACGATTTATCGACAGGAAGCGAGACGGAAGATGAAGCTATTAGTATTTACAAGGACATGAACAAACTACTGAACTTGGGAGGCTTCGAGTTACAAAAGTGGAGCAGTAATAATGAAAACGTACTCAAATATATGGgtataaataaaagagatgATCATGAGCTACCCCTTAAAGTGAATAGTTTAGTTAAAGTCCTAGGAGTTAATTGGAATCGAGAGACAGTGTATTCCCTCAACTTACCAGAAACAAAGGAGCCGATTACTAAACGACGTGTTCTTTCTGATGTTGCTAAATTATATGATCCTCTGGGCTGGATAGCTCCTG
This is a stretch of genomic DNA from Trichoplusia ni isolate ovarian cell line Hi5 unplaced genomic scaffold, tn1 tig00003368, whole genome shotgun sequence. It encodes these proteins:
- the LOC113507862 gene encoding uncharacterized protein LOC113507862, which gives rise to MLVGPKLQQDLRHILMRWRTHRICITADIIKMYRMVRVADEDTDYQRLLWRPTTSEQVKHYKLVRLTFGTASAPYLAVKTLQRLADDEKTKFPAASKITKTDFYMDDLSTGSETEDEAISIYKDMNKLLNLGGFELQKWSSNNENVLKYMGINKRDDHELPLKVNSLVKVLGVNWNRETVYSLNLPETKEPITKRRVLSDVAKLYDPLGWIAPVVVIAKFMIQKLWKMGLGWDDTISEELMSEWLQFRDNLAHIERKKERK